Proteins from a single region of Allocatelliglobosispora scoriae:
- a CDS encoding HAMP domain-containing sensor histidine kinase, whose protein sequence is MSIRARVTWYGIGVVSLVLLVVSGLFGGLLAGSVPLGQDEELRDRATVALASLRTATEISAQPSLTPVDAGTSKDIVVMVLDEGGAVLTTTGFVDGAPLGVPAELLARADRDGSVTATVAELRIHVRPWQHPGLGRRGYVVTAQAGQRRISDQVGVLTIIVISDLVALVAAAMAIWLAAGRALRPLRQFGATADEVGRSADLSRRLPAVRHRDDLGRLTGSFNAMMDRLQEAYVRLAAALAAQQRFTADASHELRTPLTTIRSNAGFLLAHPDAAPADREAALADIDSESTRMAGLVDDLLTLARADGGQPVDLAALDLAELVRDVAGQAGRAHPDRLFFPSGEPAPVHGDAESLRRLLWILIRNAVAHTGDGGRIWIAVATTPGRVVLHVSDNGTGIPAGLEERVFDRFVRADPGRRSDGSGLGLAIARSTVHLHGGRIRAAANSLGGAVITIELPAGSLSSDS, encoded by the coding sequence ATGTCGATCCGGGCGCGGGTCACCTGGTACGGCATCGGCGTCGTCAGCCTCGTCCTGCTCGTCGTCTCGGGCCTCTTCGGCGGCCTGCTCGCCGGGAGCGTGCCGCTGGGCCAGGACGAGGAGCTCCGGGATCGGGCCACGGTCGCGTTGGCGAGCCTGCGGACCGCCACCGAGATCTCCGCCCAGCCGAGCCTCACCCCGGTCGATGCCGGGACCAGCAAGGACATCGTCGTCATGGTCCTCGACGAGGGCGGCGCCGTCCTCACGACGACCGGATTCGTCGACGGTGCGCCGCTGGGCGTCCCGGCGGAGCTGCTCGCCCGGGCGGACCGGGACGGGTCGGTGACGGCGACCGTCGCCGAGCTTCGGATACACGTGCGGCCGTGGCAGCACCCCGGTCTGGGGCGCCGTGGCTATGTGGTGACGGCGCAGGCGGGGCAGCGGCGGATCTCGGACCAGGTGGGCGTACTCACCATCATCGTCATCTCCGACCTGGTCGCGCTGGTGGCGGCGGCGATGGCGATCTGGCTCGCGGCCGGTCGGGCGCTGCGCCCGCTGCGGCAGTTCGGCGCGACCGCCGACGAGGTGGGGCGCTCCGCGGACCTGTCGCGGCGGTTGCCGGCCGTGCGGCACCGCGACGACCTGGGCCGGCTCACCGGCAGCTTCAACGCGATGATGGACCGGTTGCAGGAGGCGTATGTCCGGCTCGCGGCGGCCCTCGCCGCGCAGCAGCGGTTCACCGCCGACGCCTCGCACGAGCTGCGCACCCCGCTCACCACGATCCGCAGCAACGCCGGGTTCCTGCTGGCCCACCCGGACGCCGCACCGGCGGACCGGGAGGCCGCGCTCGCCGACATCGACTCGGAGAGCACGCGGATGGCGGGCCTCGTCGACGACCTGCTGACGCTGGCCCGGGCCGACGGCGGCCAGCCGGTCGACCTCGCCGCCCTGGACCTGGCCGAGCTGGTACGCGACGTCGCCGGGCAGGCCGGCCGCGCGCACCCGGACCGGCTCTTCTTCCCCAGCGGCGAACCCGCGCCGGTGCACGGCGACGCCGAGAGCCTGCGGCGGCTGCTGTGGATCCTCATCCGCAACGCGGTCGCGCACACCGGTGACGGCGGCCGGATCTGGATCGCGGTCGCCACCACGCCCGGCCGGGTGGTGCTGCACGTCTCCGACAACGGCACCGGCATCCCGGCGGGCCTGGAGGAGCGGGTCTTCGACCGGTTCGTCCGCGCCGATCCGGGCCGCCGCTCCGACGGTTCCGGACTGGGGCTGGCGATCGCCCGCTCGACGGTGCACCTGCACGGCGGCCGGATCCGGGCGGCGGCCAACTCCCTGGGCGGCGCCGTCATCACCATCGAGCTGCCGGCCGGCTCGCTCTCATCCGATTCTTAA
- a CDS encoding response regulator transcription factor, producing the protein MTAQPPAAHVLVVEDDRAVAAAVRRALEYAGFAVTVTHDGPSALAHAARFAPDVVVLDLGLPGLDGLAVCQALRGLAWDHTAPMVLMLTARDSTADRVAGLDAGADDYLVKPFAFEELQARVRALLRRRPATTAPGLAIGDLTIDPAAREVRRNGREITLTALEFDLLAYFVRHPRHVLSRDQVLQAVWGGGSAATSNVVDVYVGYLRAKLEAGGEPRMLHTVRGAGYVLRAVS; encoded by the coding sequence GTGACCGCGCAGCCGCCCGCCGCACACGTGCTCGTCGTCGAGGACGACCGCGCCGTCGCCGCCGCTGTGCGCCGAGCCCTGGAGTACGCGGGCTTCGCCGTCACCGTCACCCACGACGGGCCCTCGGCGCTGGCCCACGCCGCGAGATTCGCCCCCGACGTGGTCGTGCTCGACCTGGGCCTGCCCGGCCTCGACGGCCTCGCCGTCTGCCAAGCCCTCCGTGGCCTGGCCTGGGACCACACCGCGCCCATGGTCCTCATGCTGACCGCGCGGGACTCCACCGCCGACCGGGTGGCGGGCCTCGACGCGGGCGCCGACGACTACCTCGTCAAGCCCTTCGCCTTCGAGGAGCTCCAGGCCCGGGTGCGCGCCCTCCTCCGGCGCAGACCGGCGACGACCGCCCCCGGCCTCGCCATCGGCGACCTCACCATCGACCCGGCCGCCCGCGAGGTCCGCCGGAACGGCCGGGAGATCACCCTCACCGCCCTGGAGTTCGACCTGCTCGCCTACTTCGTGAGGCACCCCCGGCACGTGCTCTCCCGCGACCAGGTCCTCCAGGCCGTCTGGGGCGGCGGATCAGCCGCCACCAGCAACGTCGTCGACGTCTACGTCGGCTACCTCCGCGCGAAACTCGAGGCCGGCGGCGAACCCCGGATGCTGCACACCGTCCGCGGCGCGGGCTACGTCCTGCGAGCGGTCAGCTGA
- a CDS encoding PPOX class F420-dependent oxidoreductase, whose amino-acid sequence MDLPDGLVDLLQQRSNCYLATLMPDGSPQVTLTWVDTDGKHVLINTVESHQKVRNIRRDPRVALTVTDPADQFRYFEVRGRVLDVATEGAAAHIEELAQRYLGTAYPWWEGRDQVRVLLTIEAEKIIGSR is encoded by the coding sequence ATGGATCTTCCCGATGGGCTCGTCGACCTGCTCCAGCAGCGCAGCAACTGCTACCTCGCCACGCTCATGCCCGACGGCTCGCCGCAGGTCACGCTGACCTGGGTCGACACGGACGGCAAGCACGTCCTGATCAACACGGTCGAGAGCCACCAGAAGGTCCGCAACATCCGGCGCGACCCCCGGGTGGCGCTCACCGTCACGGACCCGGCCGACCAGTTCCGCTACTTCGAGGTCCGGGGGCGGGTGCTCGACGTCGCCACCGAGGGGGCGGCGGCGCACATCGAGGAGCTGGCGCAGCGCTACCTGGGGACGGCGTACCCGTGGTGGGAGGGGCGCGACCAGGTCCGGGTCCTCCTGACCATCGAGGCCGAGAAGATCATCGGCTCGCGGTAG
- a CDS encoding EF-hand domain-containing protein, with the protein MGLNDYQAKMSDRFSTFDHDRDGLIISADVAAMARSILDTYAVPAHSPKATDLLDGAHRLFIGLAQETDEDHNGGISRTEFIAGASRRMLNNSLGFTAIVRPWARSVIAIADTDGDGRVSPDEWSRMLRAMGCTPQGAAGELRHLVPAQGGPIHVDAALHSAVVFYTSDQPRNPYA; encoded by the coding sequence ATGGGCCTCAACGACTACCAGGCCAAGATGTCCGATCGATTCAGCACCTTCGACCACGACCGGGACGGTCTGATCATCTCCGCCGATGTCGCCGCGATGGCGCGGAGCATCCTCGACACCTACGCCGTCCCAGCCCACTCGCCCAAGGCCACCGACCTGCTGGACGGGGCGCACCGGCTCTTCATCGGACTCGCCCAGGAGACCGACGAGGACCACAACGGCGGGATCAGCCGCACCGAGTTCATCGCCGGGGCGTCGCGCCGCATGCTCAACAACTCGCTCGGCTTCACGGCCATCGTCCGGCCCTGGGCGCGCAGCGTCATCGCGATCGCCGACACCGACGGGGACGGCCGCGTCAGCCCCGACGAATGGAGCCGGATGCTGCGGGCGATGGGCTGCACACCGCAGGGTGCCGCCGGGGAGCTACGGCACCTGGTTCCGGCACAGGGCGGCCCGATCCACGTCGACGCGGCGCTGCACTCGGCGGTCGTCTTCTACACCAGCGACCAGCCCCGCAACCCGTACGCCTGA
- a CDS encoding C39 family peptidase, whose protein sequence is MSSTRAPLLAVLAVGATIMTGLPAAAAPAAPAPVEASAVRTASGGYDIVVNGVTLAGVGVSDPAYTVSVTPHPGGRRAAVITDFDGTSGAELRLVGLDLAAPRTLHTGRITSAAWSASGSLAHVADGVLRVQGTATAIRLPGVTPRLLGWAGERALYAETHPGAANESGYVPSAVRVDLATGAITTVLASDPARSIVYRDLRLVTVDGVQRLSYVLAQHVHPCGGAVTAIGLADLTGTQVLAVGATGDSYRSAVFSPDGRSVAAERQACVTPAEKASGPETALARVGGVNGVHIIDVSSGASRRVVAGLAVNFPLAGWSGTSVRLASTRFGDRRVDASAATPADAAALDAAVAPRASTQARINPNKFVHQLWDTRDEFNGNSACGPTSAVMDLAGYQLPNEWGIQVSSPSSHWSRWGLYITNTFSNAGTTFNRTQPDASGRGAWTGAYGWMVRDYRVGTYWNEMTDFLQRNGATVRTGLYDAAWIRARINEGYMVVTSGMYVYGQYGHIALITGYTDDGRFYVNDPYGNGTDASFDGQNSVYTLDYIRPKNYWAA, encoded by the coding sequence ATGTCATCCACCAGAGCACCCCTGCTGGCCGTACTGGCCGTGGGCGCCACCATCATGACCGGGCTGCCCGCCGCAGCCGCTCCGGCGGCCCCGGCACCCGTCGAGGCATCGGCGGTACGGACCGCGTCCGGCGGCTACGACATCGTCGTCAACGGCGTCACGCTCGCGGGCGTCGGCGTCAGCGACCCCGCCTACACCGTCTCGGTCACCCCGCACCCCGGCGGGCGCCGAGCCGCCGTCATCACCGACTTCGACGGCACCTCGGGTGCTGAGCTGCGCCTGGTCGGCCTCGACCTCGCCGCACCGAGGACCCTCCACACCGGACGGATCACCTCCGCGGCGTGGTCCGCCTCCGGGAGCCTCGCCCACGTCGCCGACGGGGTGCTGCGCGTGCAGGGGACCGCCACCGCGATCCGGCTGCCCGGAGTGACACCCCGGCTGCTCGGGTGGGCGGGGGAGCGTGCCCTCTACGCCGAAACCCACCCCGGTGCCGCGAACGAGTCCGGCTACGTCCCCAGCGCCGTCCGGGTCGACCTCGCCACCGGCGCGATCACCACCGTGCTCGCCAGCGACCCGGCCCGGTCGATCGTCTACCGGGACCTGCGGCTCGTCACCGTCGACGGGGTCCAGCGGCTCAGCTACGTGCTGGCGCAGCACGTGCACCCGTGCGGCGGCGCGGTCACGGCGATCGGCCTCGCCGACCTCACCGGCACGCAGGTGCTCGCCGTCGGGGCGACCGGCGACTCCTACCGGTCGGCGGTCTTCAGCCCCGACGGGCGCAGTGTCGCCGCCGAGCGGCAGGCCTGCGTCACGCCCGCCGAGAAGGCGTCCGGCCCGGAGACGGCGCTGGCGAGGGTGGGCGGCGTCAACGGCGTACACATCATCGATGTCTCGTCCGGCGCGAGCCGGCGGGTGGTCGCGGGGCTCGCGGTCAACTTCCCGCTGGCCGGGTGGAGCGGGACCAGCGTGCGGCTCGCGTCGACCCGCTTCGGCGACCGGCGCGTCGACGCCTCGGCCGCGACCCCGGCGGACGCGGCGGCACTCGACGCCGCGGTCGCCCCGCGGGCCTCCACCCAGGCGCGGATCAACCCGAACAAGTTCGTCCACCAGCTCTGGGACACCCGCGACGAGTTCAACGGCAACTCCGCCTGCGGCCCGACCAGCGCCGTGATGGACCTCGCCGGTTACCAGCTGCCCAACGAGTGGGGGATCCAGGTCAGCTCGCCGTCGTCGCACTGGTCGCGGTGGGGGCTCTACATCACCAACACCTTCAGCAACGCGGGCACCACCTTCAACCGCACCCAGCCCGACGCCTCCGGGCGCGGTGCCTGGACCGGCGCCTACGGCTGGATGGTGCGCGACTACCGGGTCGGCACCTACTGGAACGAGATGACCGACTTCCTGCAGCGCAACGGGGCCACCGTCCGGACCGGACTCTATGACGCCGCCTGGATCCGGGCCCGGATCAACGAGGGCTACATGGTCGTCACCAGCGGCATGTACGTCTACGGCCAGTACGGGCACATCGCCCTGATCACCGGCTACACCGACGACGGGCGCTTCTACGTCAACGACCCCTACGGCAACGGCACCGACGCCAGCTTCGACGGCCAGAACTCCGTCTACACGCTCGACTACATCCGGCCCAAGAACTACTGGGCCGCGTGA
- a CDS encoding ATP-binding cassette domain-containing protein translates to MRLDDIWLRYARGAPWVLQGVTAAIGPGETVVVAGRNGAGKSTLLQLIAGVLRADRGRVTERPRVVGWVPERFPLGVPGTVAAYLSAMGAIRGLAAPARAAAVDGWVERLGLGAFRDTPLGDLSKGTAQKVGLAQALLTPPELLILDEPWEGLDVATRDIVPEIVLEVAAAGGAVLISDHRGETARLPGATQWTVIDGRVTTAAAADQPRYVIEIEAAGDEVPAVVARLRADGLTIARVRQESTP, encoded by the coding sequence ATGCGCCTCGACGACATCTGGCTCCGCTACGCCCGCGGTGCCCCGTGGGTGCTGCAGGGCGTCACCGCCGCGATCGGCCCCGGCGAGACCGTCGTCGTCGCCGGGCGCAACGGTGCCGGGAAATCCACGCTGCTGCAGCTCATCGCCGGTGTCCTGCGCGCCGATCGCGGCCGGGTCACCGAGCGGCCCCGGGTCGTCGGCTGGGTGCCCGAACGCTTCCCGCTGGGGGTGCCGGGCACCGTGGCGGCGTACCTGTCGGCGATGGGTGCGATCCGCGGCCTCGCGGCCCCCGCGCGAGCCGCCGCCGTCGACGGCTGGGTGGAGCGGTTGGGGCTCGGCGCCTTCCGCGACACCCCGCTCGGCGACCTCTCCAAGGGCACCGCGCAGAAGGTCGGCCTGGCTCAGGCCCTGCTCACGCCGCCGGAACTGCTGATCCTCGACGAACCGTGGGAGGGGCTCGACGTCGCCACCCGCGACATCGTCCCCGAGATCGTCCTCGAGGTCGCCGCCGCCGGCGGAGCCGTGCTCATCAGCGACCACCGCGGCGAGACCGCCCGCCTGCCCGGCGCGACACAGTGGACGGTCATCGACGGCCGCGTCACCACGGCCGCGGCCGCAGACCAGCCGCGCTACGTCATCGAGATCGAGGCCGCGGGCGACGAGGTCCCCGCCGTCGTCGCGCGCCTGCGGGCCGACGGGCTCACCATCGCGCGGGTACGCCAGGAGTCCACCCCGTGA
- a CDS encoding DUF456 domain-containing protein, whose product MDLGDLSTTMTALAGLLIVIGVFGVIVPALPGLLFCWIGVLVWAIFTDSGWGRWAILGIATLIAIVGEVAKYLWPGRKLKQNGVPNLSLFIGGVVGIVGFFVVPVVGLILGFVLGIWLAELLRLRDGKSSWTSTKHALKAAGVSMLIELGAALAIAAVWVGGLLAT is encoded by the coding sequence GTGGACCTGGGTGATCTGAGCACGACCATGACGGCGCTGGCCGGGTTGCTGATCGTCATCGGCGTCTTCGGTGTGATCGTCCCGGCGCTGCCCGGCCTGCTCTTCTGCTGGATCGGCGTGCTCGTCTGGGCGATCTTCACCGACTCCGGCTGGGGCCGGTGGGCGATCCTCGGCATCGCCACGCTGATCGCGATCGTCGGCGAGGTCGCGAAATACCTGTGGCCCGGACGGAAGCTCAAGCAGAACGGCGTTCCCAACCTCTCCCTGTTCATCGGCGGGGTCGTCGGCATCGTCGGGTTCTTCGTGGTGCCCGTGGTCGGCCTGATCCTCGGCTTCGTCCTCGGCATCTGGCTCGCCGAACTGCTGCGCCTGCGTGACGGCAAGTCCTCCTGGACCTCGACGAAGCACGCGCTCAAGGCCGCCGGTGTCTCGATGCTCATCGAGCTCGGGGCCGCCCTGGCGATCGCCGCGGTCTGGGTCGGCGGGCTGCTCGCGACATGA
- a CDS encoding tryptophan 2,3-dioxygenase translates to MSSDFAHPGEAEGLPALDFAATTPYEDYVHATVLSNLQEPLSDDPGEMAFLVTTQVMELWFILLVHEWKVARDALAADDLTTAMAAMARSTVSHQALNDSWKPIANLTPVQFNAYRTALGEASGFQSANYRRVEFLLGDKSASLLQPHRGAPAAHAQLVAEIAEPSLYDEVLRYLSRRGYDVPAEVLARDLSARYEASAGVEQVWREIYAGPQDDQLVRLGEALTDIGELVWRWRSDHLLATRRAMGAKPGSGGSPGVAWLEKRAARSVFPELWTARSYV, encoded by the coding sequence ATGAGCAGCGATTTCGCCCACCCAGGCGAGGCAGAGGGGCTACCCGCCCTGGATTTTGCCGCGACGACGCCCTACGAGGACTACGTCCACGCGACGGTCCTGAGCAACCTGCAGGAGCCGCTCTCCGACGATCCGGGGGAGATGGCCTTCCTCGTCACCACCCAGGTGATGGAGCTGTGGTTCATCCTGCTGGTGCACGAGTGGAAGGTCGCCCGCGACGCGCTCGCCGCCGACGACCTGACCACGGCGATGGCCGCCATGGCCCGCAGCACCGTCTCCCACCAGGCGCTCAACGATTCCTGGAAGCCGATCGCCAACCTCACGCCGGTGCAGTTCAACGCCTATCGCACGGCGCTCGGCGAGGCGTCGGGGTTCCAGTCGGCCAATTACCGCCGGGTCGAGTTCCTCCTCGGCGACAAATCGGCGTCGCTGCTGCAGCCGCACCGGGGAGCGCCCGCGGCGCACGCCCAGCTCGTGGCGGAGATCGCCGAGCCCAGCCTCTATGACGAGGTGCTGCGCTACCTGAGCCGCCGGGGCTACGACGTCCCGGCCGAGGTGCTCGCGCGCGACCTGAGCGCGCGCTACGAGGCGAGCGCGGGGGTCGAGCAGGTCTGGCGCGAGATCTACGCGGGTCCCCAGGACGACCAGTTGGTACGCCTGGGCGAGGCGCTCACCGACATCGGCGAGCTGGTGTGGCGCTGGCGCAGTGATCACCTCCTCGCCACCCGGCGAGCGATGGGCGCGAAACCCGGCAGTGGCGGCTCGCCGGGCGTGGCGTGGTTGGAGAAGCGGGCGGCCCGGTCGGTCTTCCCCGAGCTGTGGACGGCGCGTAGCTATGTCTGA
- a CDS encoding kynureninase encodes MSDLSDLTTEAASRDAADPLAHLRDRFDLDPDVVYLDGNSLGALPRGVAERVAEVITKEWGRDLIRSWFGNGWWTAPERVGDKIAPIIGAAPGQVVVGDSTSVNLFKALVGAARLALPDDGPPPGGAEASTGGGASNARTELLVDDETFPTDGYIASSAAELTGLVLRRVPAAGLAAAIGPQTAVVLANQVDYRSGTLLDLAELARAARAAGAVVVADLCHSAGALPVGVDALGIELAVGCSYKYLNGGPGAPAYLYVRADLQSRFRQPLSGWHGHVEPFAMRTEFERAGGIVAGRVGTPEILSLVALDTALDAWAGVEIEAVRAKSIALTDFFLRCVDELVPAGAVACVTPVEGARRGSQIALACADAERVMAELTERGIIGDFRPPDLLRFGFAPLYLRYADALRAATVLAEVLG; translated from the coding sequence ATGTCTGATCTGTCTGACCTCACCACCGAAGCGGCGAGCCGCGACGCCGCCGACCCCCTGGCCCACCTGCGGGACCGGTTCGACCTGGACCCGGACGTCGTCTACCTCGACGGCAACTCCCTCGGCGCCCTCCCGCGCGGTGTCGCCGAGCGGGTCGCCGAGGTGATCACCAAGGAGTGGGGCCGGGACCTGATCCGCTCCTGGTTCGGCAACGGCTGGTGGACCGCGCCCGAGCGGGTCGGCGACAAGATCGCCCCGATCATCGGTGCCGCGCCCGGCCAGGTCGTCGTCGGCGACTCGACCAGCGTCAACCTCTTCAAGGCGCTCGTCGGGGCGGCCCGGCTGGCGCTGCCGGACGACGGGCCGCCGCCGGGAGGCGCCGAGGCGAGCACGGGCGGCGGGGCGTCGAACGCCCGGACCGAGCTGCTCGTCGACGACGAGACCTTCCCGACCGACGGCTACATCGCCTCGTCGGCGGCGGAGCTGACCGGCCTGGTCCTGCGCCGGGTGCCCGCTGCCGGGCTCGCGGCGGCGATCGGACCGCAGACGGCGGTCGTCCTGGCGAACCAGGTGGATTACCGCAGTGGCACGCTGCTCGACCTCGCCGAGCTGGCCCGGGCGGCCCGGGCGGCGGGCGCGGTCGTCGTGGCGGACCTCTGCCACAGCGCGGGCGCGCTGCCCGTCGGGGTCGACGCGCTCGGGATCGAGCTCGCCGTGGGCTGCTCCTACAAGTATCTCAACGGCGGGCCGGGCGCACCCGCCTACCTGTATGTGCGGGCTGACCTGCAGTCGCGCTTCCGGCAGCCGCTCTCGGGCTGGCACGGGCACGTCGAGCCGTTCGCGATGCGGACCGAGTTCGAGCGGGCGGGCGGCATCGTCGCCGGCCGGGTCGGCACGCCGGAGATCCTCTCGCTGGTCGCGCTCGACACGGCGCTCGACGCCTGGGCCGGGGTGGAGATCGAGGCGGTCCGGGCCAAGTCGATCGCGCTCACCGACTTCTTCCTGCGCTGCGTGGACGAGCTGGTCCCGGCCGGTGCCGTGGCCTGCGTGACGCCGGTCGAGGGGGCCCGGCGGGGCAGCCAGATCGCGCTCGCCTGCGCCGACGCGGAGCGGGTGATGGCCGAGCTGACCGAGCGCGGCATCATCGGCGACTTCCGCCCGCCGGACCTGCTGCGCTTCGGGTTCGCCCCGCTCTACCTGCGCTACGCCGACGCGCTGCGCGCGGCGACCGTGCTCGCCGAGGTGCTGGGGTGA
- a CDS encoding alpha/beta hydrolase family protein → MIVQSEEDAAFAHAPVPPQETVRYGPHQDQVVDLYHAGDSGAPIAILLHGGFWKQEYDRSHLTPFAAHLADRGVTAALAEYRRVGVDGAGGWPRTFDDVAAAVDTVVDLAGDRPVVLFGHSAGGHLALWSAARHQLPADAPGHRSGPLPLRRVVALAPVADLVSHLRRVPSHATIVGLLGGVQDGAANLAYADPLTLLREHGSTGLPTVLLHGALDREVPPEQSEVYAAADDTVRLRILPGIGHYAPIDPDTAACELLVAELRQTEV, encoded by the coding sequence GTGATCGTGCAGTCGGAGGAGGACGCCGCGTTCGCCCACGCTCCCGTGCCGCCGCAGGAGACGGTTCGCTACGGCCCGCATCAGGACCAGGTCGTGGACCTCTACCACGCCGGTGACTCGGGTGCCCCGATCGCGATCCTGCTGCACGGCGGCTTCTGGAAGCAGGAGTACGACCGCAGCCACCTCACCCCCTTCGCCGCCCACCTCGCCGACCGGGGCGTCACGGCGGCGCTCGCGGAATACCGCAGGGTCGGCGTCGACGGTGCCGGCGGCTGGCCGAGGACCTTCGACGACGTCGCGGCGGCCGTCGACACGGTCGTCGACCTCGCCGGGGACCGCCCCGTCGTCCTCTTCGGACACTCGGCGGGCGGGCACCTCGCCCTGTGGTCCGCGGCCCGGCACCAGCTCCCCGCCGACGCGCCCGGGCACCGGTCGGGTCCGCTGCCGCTGCGGCGCGTGGTCGCGCTGGCCCCGGTCGCGGATCTCGTCTCCCACCTGCGCCGGGTGCCCTCGCACGCGACGATCGTGGGCCTGCTCGGCGGGGTGCAGGACGGCGCGGCGAACCTCGCTTACGCCGACCCGCTGACGCTGCTGCGCGAGCACGGCTCGACGGGCCTCCCGACGGTCCTGTTGCACGGTGCCCTCGACCGGGAGGTGCCGCCGGAGCAGTCCGAGGTCTATGCCGCGGCCGACGACACGGTGCGGCTGCGGATCCTGCCCGGGATCGGCCACTACGCCCCGATCGACCCCGACACCGCGGCCTGCGAGCTGCTGGTGGCGGAGTTGCGCCAAACGGAGGTGTGA
- a CDS encoding helical backbone metal receptor, producing the protein MLDDLGRDVAVPRAARRVVSLVPSLTEAVAVTAPGLLAGATDYCTHPAELGLPRVGGTKYPDVGALLDLGPDLVLANMEENRREDVEAIEAAGVPVWVTYPRDLPSALDSLDRMLTALGLDRPPWLARARDAWAEPPPAPEITVVVPVWRRPWVVLGGDTFAGDLLRRLGCRNLLDGTDRYPRPSLDEILALAPELVVLPDEPYAFTAADGPEAFPGIDCALVSGRHLTWGGPSLAEARTVLTDQLGAARPR; encoded by the coding sequence ATGCTCGACGACCTCGGCCGTGACGTGGCGGTGCCCCGCGCCGCGCGGCGGGTGGTCTCGCTGGTCCCGTCGCTCACCGAGGCGGTCGCCGTGACCGCGCCGGGGCTGCTCGCCGGTGCCACCGACTACTGCACCCACCCCGCCGAGCTCGGCCTGCCCCGGGTCGGCGGCACGAAATACCCCGACGTGGGGGCGCTGCTCGACCTGGGACCGGACCTGGTCCTCGCCAACATGGAGGAGAACCGCCGCGAGGACGTCGAGGCGATCGAGGCGGCCGGGGTGCCGGTCTGGGTGACCTACCCGCGGGACCTGCCGTCGGCCCTGGACTCGCTGGACCGGATGCTCACCGCGCTCGGGCTGGACCGGCCGCCGTGGCTCGCCCGGGCACGCGACGCGTGGGCGGAGCCGCCGCCGGCACCGGAGATCACCGTGGTGGTGCCGGTCTGGCGGCGGCCCTGGGTGGTGCTGGGCGGCGACACCTTCGCCGGCGACCTGCTGCGGCGGCTCGGCTGTCGCAACCTCCTCGACGGGACCGACCGCTATCCGCGGCCGTCCCTCGACGAGATCCTGGCGCTCGCCCCGGAGCTGGTGGTGCTGCCCGACGAGCCCTACGCCTTCACCGCCGCCGACGGGCCGGAGGCGTTCCCCGGGATCGACTGCGCGCTCGTCTCCGGCCGCCACCTCACCTGGGGAGGCCCCAGCCTCGCCGAAGCCCGGACCGTGCTCACCGATCAGCTCGGCGCCGCCCGACCGCGGTGA
- a CDS encoding arginase family protein, translating to MNRILVPYHLDEHLAGLDIPSAPSTVVTAELPDGSIWERLTVLYDHVAETVGTIVAGGGRPEVYSGDCTTSLGVVAGLQRAGIAPAIVWFDAHGDVQTVETTASGYIGGMPLRVLTGYRPELIATGLGLRPVPETDVLLVDARDLDPPEAAYLESSAITVRPVSEIAAGVLPDGPIYLHLDLDVASPDDVPGLRFPVPGGPSLAEVMGAAAAIVATGRVVAVGIACTWYPGHRSAEILRPFTDDLLGA from the coding sequence GTGAATCGGATCCTTGTCCCCTACCACCTCGACGAGCACCTGGCCGGGCTCGACATCCCGTCGGCACCCTCCACCGTGGTCACCGCGGAGCTGCCGGACGGCTCCATCTGGGAGCGTCTGACCGTCCTCTATGACCACGTCGCCGAGACGGTCGGCACGATCGTCGCGGGCGGCGGGCGCCCGGAGGTCTACTCCGGCGACTGCACCACGTCGCTCGGGGTGGTGGCCGGGCTCCAGCGCGCCGGGATCGCCCCCGCGATCGTCTGGTTCGACGCGCACGGCGACGTGCAGACCGTCGAGACCACCGCGTCGGGCTACATCGGCGGGATGCCGCTGCGGGTCCTCACCGGCTACCGCCCCGAGCTCATCGCGACCGGTCTGGGCCTGCGCCCGGTCCCCGAGACCGACGTGCTGCTCGTCGACGCCCGCGACCTCGACCCGCCGGAGGCGGCGTACCTGGAGTCCTCGGCGATCACCGTGCGGCCCGTCAGCGAGATCGCGGCCGGAGTGCTGCCCGACGGCCCGATCTACCTGCACCTCGACCTCGACGTGGCGAGCCCCGACGATGTGCCCGGGCTGCGCTTCCCGGTGCCCGGCGGGCCGAGCCTCGCCGAGGTGATGGGTGCCGCGGCGGCGATCGTGGCGACGGGCCGGGTCGTGGCGGTCGGCATCGCCTGCACCTGGTACCCCGGCCACCGCAGCGCCGAGATCCTGCGTCCCTTCACCGACGACCTGCTCGGGGCGTAG